One Burkholderiales bacterium genomic window carries:
- a CDS encoding glycine betaine ABC transporter substrate-binding protein gives VPGKPADWIAWFNANLSAGEWFVTPLWQPQFLNQVARLRILEEPKELLGRTDAAYLLAHKDISQKLDKPTMDVLRRMELSVKWVTELDYMVNVKNMAPRDAARLWLAAHPVTVSYWLEPDED, from the coding sequence TCGTGCCGGGCAAACCCGCCGACTGGATCGCGTGGTTCAACGCCAATCTTTCGGCCGGCGAGTGGTTCGTCACGCCGCTGTGGCAGCCACAGTTCCTCAACCAGGTGGCGAGGCTGCGCATCCTCGAAGAACCGAAGGAGCTGCTGGGCCGCACCGACGCTGCGTATCTCCTCGCGCACAAGGACATCTCGCAGAAGCTCGACAAGCCGACGATGGACGTGCTGCGCCGCATGGAGTTGTCGGTAAAGTGGGTGACCGAACTGGACTACATGGTCAACGTGAAGAACATGGCGCCGCGCGACGCGGCACGGCTCTGGCTCGCCGCGCATCCGGTCACCGTCTCCTACTGGCTCGAGCCTGACGAAGACTAA